In the genome of bacterium, one region contains:
- a CDS encoding phospholipid carrier-dependent glycosyltransferase: MIEQFRNENDRSRHWLTAGALIFFLVVSFFFWGQRALWESSEGRYGEVGREMLASGDWLVPTIAGHIHVTKPPFTYWMIAGGMKIFGMNEWGARFFLCFAFLGTALCVGELAWTAGFKRRDALLAAVIYATGAMTFAAGRVLTTDGFLVFWETLGILGAWKVWWGAEETRSRWRWVFWLAFGMAFLTKGPPGWLPFLAIAAFAAMRRGQKRPKLFAILPFIAFLAVSLSWYLILIAHRPELLEYFLKDELIDRVATTEHHRNAPFYIYFPILLAGLGPWIILWPGVFRRARSSWQAARTQMEDWKLFLVLWILLPLVVFVLAKSRLPLYVLPLFVPIALAFGRVAITDIGKLLDKSRSWRIGLTALASIWVLLMAIMCVAPDNLPNSKSERPEGRMLREAIAQVSGPKTIYFFEMRPHHSLAYYMRHRVLDIGLIDDEAKDLISKETNKPGHLLFVSKTDKVDHLTHRQIPFKVLKEAGEYSLVEIPKS, from the coding sequence ATGATTGAACAGTTCCGCAACGAAAACGACCGCTCGCGCCATTGGCTGACGGCCGGGGCATTGATTTTTTTCCTGGTCGTATCCTTTTTTTTCTGGGGCCAGCGTGCTCTGTGGGAATCCAGCGAGGGGCGCTACGGCGAAGTCGGGCGCGAGATGCTGGCATCCGGCGACTGGCTGGTTCCCACAATCGCCGGACACATTCACGTCACAAAACCTCCGTTCACGTACTGGATGATCGCCGGCGGGATGAAGATCTTTGGCATGAACGAGTGGGGCGCGCGGTTCTTTCTCTGCTTTGCATTCCTGGGGACGGCCCTTTGCGTTGGTGAACTGGCCTGGACGGCCGGTTTCAAGAGGCGCGACGCGCTTCTTGCCGCTGTCATTTATGCAACGGGAGCAATGACCTTTGCTGCCGGCAGGGTGTTGACTACCGACGGCTTCCTCGTCTTCTGGGAGACGCTTGGCATACTGGGGGCATGGAAAGTCTGGTGGGGTGCAGAGGAAACGCGATCGCGCTGGCGGTGGGTTTTCTGGCTGGCGTTCGGAATGGCGTTCCTGACGAAGGGACCTCCAGGGTGGTTGCCGTTTCTAGCGATCGCGGCGTTCGCAGCGATGCGCCGCGGACAGAAGCGCCCGAAGCTGTTCGCGATCCTTCCGTTCATCGCCTTCCTGGCCGTCTCACTCTCATGGTATCTGATCCTGATCGCCCACCGGCCGGAATTGCTCGAGTACTTCCTGAAGGACGAGCTGATCGATCGCGTTGCCACAACCGAGCACCATCGGAACGCGCCCTTCTACATCTACTTCCCGATCCTTCTGGCGGGGCTTGGTCCTTGGATTATTCTGTGGCCGGGTGTATTTCGGCGAGCACGTTCCTCGTGGCAGGCGGCGCGTACACAAATGGAAGACTGGAAGCTTTTTCTTGTGCTTTGGATCCTGCTTCCCCTGGTCGTCTTCGTTCTCGCAAAGTCGCGTTTGCCACTCTACGTGCTTCCGTTATTTGTCCCTATCGCGCTCGCCTTTGGACGTGTCGCCATCACAGACATCGGGAAGTTGCTGGATAAGTCGCGCAGTTGGCGGATTGGCCTCACGGCGCTTGCCAGTATCTGGGTGCTCCTCATGGCGATCATGTGCGTCGCCCCGGACAATTTGCCCAATTCCAAGAGCGAGCGACCAGAAGGCCGCATGCTTCGCGAAGCGATCGCCCAGGTATCCGGCCCGAAGACTATCTACTTCTTTGAGATGCGGCCTCATCACTCGCTGGCCTACTACATGAGACATCGAGTTCTCGACATCGGTCTCATCGACGATGAAGCCAAGGATCTGATATCCAAAGAAACTAACAAGCCTGGTCATTTGCTCTTCGTCTCAAAGACAGATAAGGTCGATCATCTGACGCATCGCCAGATTCCCTTCAAAGTCTTGAAGGAAGCCGGTGAGTACTCGCTGGTGGAGATTCCGAAGAGCTGA
- the thiE gene encoding thiamine phosphate synthase, which produces MPTIPHSIYAITHREFSGLSHVEQVDRLISAGARLIQIREKSLPAGELLVQARLAAKRCRAVGATLILNDDPELAVEANVDGVHVGQGDLSPAEARRIVGPDRIVGVSTHNVEQFLAALDEPVDYIAVGPVFGTTTKDNADPETGLEFVAEAWERLDGRMPLVAIGGIDAGNLARLMAVAPGVIPAVIGAIMKAPEIGAALRELEALRRDHSVDD; this is translated from the coding sequence ATGCCAACGATTCCTCACTCGATTTACGCCATCACGCACCGCGAGTTTTCCGGCCTCTCACACGTGGAGCAGGTGGATCGCCTCATCTCTGCTGGGGCTCGACTGATCCAGATTCGCGAGAAGTCCTTGCCTGCCGGAGAGCTCCTCGTTCAGGCGCGCCTGGCGGCGAAACGATGCCGCGCGGTGGGCGCCACGTTGATCCTGAATGATGATCCGGAACTGGCCGTCGAAGCAAATGTCGACGGCGTGCACGTCGGCCAGGGCGATCTCTCCCCCGCCGAAGCGCGCCGCATTGTCGGTCCGGATCGCATCGTCGGCGTGTCGACGCACAACGTGGAGCAGTTTCTCGCAGCGCTCGATGAGCCGGTGGACTACATCGCCGTCGGGCCCGTGTTTGGAACGACAACAAAGGACAATGCGGATCCAGAGACCGGGCTGGAGTTCGTGGCCGAGGCCTGGGAACGCCTCGACGGGCGTATGCCACTGGTCGCGATCGGCGGAATCGACGCCGGCAACCTGGCGCGGTTGATGGCCGTCGCCCCAGGCGTGATCCCCGCGGTGATCGGCGCTATTATGAAGGCACCGGAGATCGGCGCGGCCTTGCGAGAACTGGAAGCTCTGCGGCGCGACCATTCTGTCGACGATTGA
- the nadC gene encoding carboxylating nicotinate-nucleotide diphosphorylase: protein MTACPTLDDLRDRLTLALAEDLGEAGDVTTNAVFPAEHRSHARIVAKADGIMAGGPIVEAVFGLHDPDVKVERLIEDAKKVKPGDLAIRLEGTTRSLLSGERLALNFLQRLSGVATLTAAFVEASGGRVAVCDTRKTTPLWRDLEKYAVACGGGTNHRFGLFDMVMLKDTHADGAGGLAEALRRVEPLRPGLKVAAEARDMKEVHAALAAKVDLLMLDNMSDEALGEAVALIAGQVPIEITGGVNLQTIGRLAEFGVERVSIGALTHSAVALDFSMRIDLGS from the coding sequence ATGACAGCCTGCCCGACTCTCGACGATCTGCGCGACCGCCTGACTCTCGCATTGGCCGAGGACCTCGGTGAAGCCGGCGACGTGACAACCAATGCGGTTTTCCCCGCCGAACATCGCTCGCACGCCCGGATTGTTGCGAAGGCCGACGGCATCATGGCTGGCGGACCGATTGTGGAAGCCGTGTTTGGCTTGCACGATCCGGATGTGAAGGTTGAGCGGCTGATTGAGGATGCAAAAAAAGTCAAGCCAGGCGACTTGGCAATCAGGCTGGAGGGAACAACCCGTTCGCTCCTCTCCGGCGAGCGTCTCGCGCTGAATTTCCTCCAGCGCCTGAGCGGCGTGGCGACTCTGACCGCGGCCTTCGTCGAAGCCAGCGGCGGTCGGGTCGCCGTGTGCGACACCCGCAAGACAACTCCCCTCTGGCGCGATCTGGAGAAGTATGCCGTGGCCTGCGGGGGCGGAACGAACCACCGGTTCGGTCTGTTCGACATGGTGATGCTGAAGGACACGCATGCTGACGGCGCAGGGGGACTCGCCGAGGCGCTCCGCCGCGTGGAGCCGCTGCGCCCGGGCCTCAAGGTCGCCGCGGAGGCGCGCGATATGAAGGAGGTCCACGCGGCACTGGCCGCGAAGGTCGACCTGCTGATGCTCGATAACATGAGCGATGAGGCACTCGGCGAGGCCGTGGCCCTGATTGCCGGTCAGGTGCCGATCGAGATCACCGGGGGTGTGAACCTGCAGACGATCGGCCGACTGGCTGAATTCGGCGTTGAGCGGGTCAGCATCGGCGCGCTGACGCACTCGGCCGTGGCCCTGGATTTCTCGATGCGGATCGATCTGGGATCGTAA
- a CDS encoding ABC transporter permease, with amino-acid sequence MQTMLTVMMKDLRIYFGDRTALVHAFIVPMVVIAIVVAAFGNLFGGGGGGPQIRIPIVDQDRSKISGEIVRALTGLDGLKVETSIREDDKLTSFTEEIATEWIEKGYRSAVIVIPEGFGDAILNGEPTKFRLLRDPGQRVTPGVAQGILNGVATRLSADLQRVQVGVIFGMVVTRGKGDPEEIARGIMENSDEMWNNPPVGVETVDLKIEGDEAPKIDMVKQTVPGYAIMFALFTMQLGGVSLLKEKDWGTFRRLLAAPIRRAQILAGKLLAVFALAMTQFFVFFAFGRLVFGIDLGSSIPGLILLSAAVAFTVTSLGILMAAFVKSEGQLSGISTLMILFMSAIGGSWWPLEMTPPFMQKLAYFVSITAWGMSGFKDLLWYNQPFTAILPEVGVLAIFAAVSFVIGWWRFRFD; translated from the coding sequence ATGCAAACAATGCTGACAGTCATGATGAAGGACCTGCGGATCTACTTCGGCGACCGCACGGCGCTGGTTCACGCATTTATCGTCCCCATGGTGGTGATTGCCATTGTGGTGGCTGCGTTTGGCAACCTGTTCGGAGGCGGGGGCGGGGGGCCGCAGATTCGCATTCCGATCGTCGACCAGGATCGCAGCAAAATCTCCGGAGAAATCGTTCGTGCGCTGACGGGGTTGGATGGATTGAAGGTCGAAACCTCGATTCGCGAAGATGACAAGCTGACGTCCTTCACCGAAGAGATCGCCACCGAGTGGATCGAGAAGGGATATCGCTCTGCCGTGATCGTGATCCCAGAAGGTTTCGGAGACGCGATCTTGAATGGCGAACCAACGAAGTTCCGCCTGCTACGCGATCCCGGCCAGAGGGTCACACCCGGTGTCGCACAGGGCATTCTGAATGGTGTCGCAACGCGCCTTTCTGCCGATCTGCAGCGTGTGCAGGTCGGCGTGATCTTCGGAATGGTTGTGACTCGCGGCAAAGGCGACCCCGAGGAAATCGCCCGCGGCATCATGGAGAACTCCGACGAGATGTGGAACAATCCTCCCGTCGGAGTGGAGACCGTCGATCTGAAGATCGAGGGCGATGAGGCTCCGAAGATCGATATGGTCAAGCAAACCGTGCCGGGCTACGCGATCATGTTCGCGCTGTTCACGATGCAACTCGGCGGCGTGTCACTGCTGAAGGAAAAGGACTGGGGAACGTTCCGGCGATTGTTGGCCGCTCCGATCAGGCGCGCGCAGATTCTAGCCGGGAAACTCCTCGCCGTATTTGCGCTGGCGATGACTCAATTCTTCGTCTTCTTCGCGTTCGGGCGCCTTGTCTTCGGGATCGATTTGGGCAGTTCGATTCCGGGACTGATCCTCCTGAGCGCCGCCGTCGCCTTCACGGTGACAAGCCTGGGCATCCTGATGGCAGCCTTTGTGAAGTCCGAAGGTCAACTGAGTGGAATCTCAACGCTGATGATCCTGTTCATGTCGGCGATCGGCGGCAGTTGGTGGCCGCTTGAAATGACGCCGCCGTTCATGCAGAAGCTCGCCTACTTCGTCAGCATCACAGCGTGGGGCATGAGCGGGTTCAAGGATCTGCTCTGGTACAATCAACCATTCACCGCAATTCTGCCGGAAGTCGGTGTGCTGGCCATTTTCGCTGCCGTCTCCTTCGTCATCGGCTGGTGGCGATTCCGATTCGACTGA
- a CDS encoding ATP-binding cassette domain-containing protein: MPEPFVQVDNLTKRFGDLLAVNGVSFEIGEGEIFGLLGPNGAGKTTTISMLSCLLDIDGGSARIGGYDVGRNAMAVKRLIGIVPQDLAIYPMLPAIQNLRFFGSIYGLHGKELNERIDHALEIVGLKDRAKDKAESFSGGMKRRLNLAAGLLHRPKILFLDEPTVGVDPQSRNHIFENIRRLQDDGMTILYTTHYMEEAQSLCERVAIVDQGEVIAMDAPESLIRQHGEGIIEFGVREVSDETLARIESLETVRGARRNGETLRVESPSANHALLEVLPALEQAGVAIESLAIREPNLESVFLHLTGKSLRD; this comes from the coding sequence ATGCCTGAACCCTTTGTTCAAGTCGACAACCTCACGAAGCGCTTCGGCGATCTGCTTGCCGTGAATGGCGTATCGTTCGAGATCGGTGAAGGCGAGATCTTCGGGCTGCTGGGGCCAAATGGCGCCGGCAAAACCACAACGATCTCGATGCTGTCGTGTCTGCTCGATATCGATGGCGGGTCTGCGCGAATCGGCGGATACGATGTCGGTCGCAATGCCATGGCAGTGAAGCGCCTGATTGGAATCGTCCCCCAGGACCTGGCGATCTACCCGATGCTTCCGGCGATTCAGAACCTGCGCTTCTTCGGAAGCATCTACGGTTTGCACGGCAAGGAACTCAACGAACGCATCGATCACGCGCTGGAAATCGTCGGCCTGAAGGATCGCGCGAAGGACAAGGCCGAGAGCTTCTCCGGCGGAATGAAGCGCCGTCTGAATCTCGCCGCGGGCTTGCTGCATCGGCCGAAGATTCTGTTCCTCGATGAACCGACCGTCGGCGTCGACCCGCAGTCGCGAAATCATATTTTCGAGAACATCCGTCGCCTTCAAGACGACGGCATGACGATTCTCTACACAACGCACTACATGGAAGAAGCACAGTCTCTGTGCGAGCGCGTGGCGATCGTCGATCAGGGCGAAGTCATCGCGATGGATGCTCCGGAAAGCCTGATCCGACAGCACGGCGAGGGGATCATTGAGTTTGGCGTGCGCGAGGTAAGCGATGAAACGCTGGCTCGCATCGAGTCGTTAGAAACCGTGCGGGGTGCGCGCAGAAACGGCGAGACGCTGCGTGTGGAATCGCCGAGTGCGAACCATGCCCTGCTGGAAGTCTTGCCCGCGCTGGAGCAGGCCGGCGTCGCGATCGAGTCGCTTGCTATTCGCGAACCGAATCTTGAGAGCGTGTTCCTCCACCTTACCGGAAAGTCGCTGCGGGACTGA